The DNA region ATAGGTCCGTTCAGCTGCCGGGATGGCTGTCGAGCGCGTTTTACGCAATCCGGCGCCGCTACGGGGTGGAGGATCTATGCGTTTTGCGAAGAAATCGACTTTGCTGTCGATCTTTTTTTGTCTCGCATTTTGCTTGCCGGCACTCGCTCAAACTCGAGGCGGCGAAGCCAACGGAACGGTAAGTGACGCGTCTGGAGCCATTGTGCCAGGCGCGACAGTCACGCTCACCAACCAAGGCACTAATATCCAGAACACTACGACCACGAACAACAACGGCTACTTCGTTTTTGTTAACGTGCAGCCGGGTAATTACAAACTCAAGGTGGAGAAGGCGGGATTCAAGGCAGTAGAGTCGAACCTTGTAGTGGCGGTGAATCAGGCGGTGACGCAAAATATGACACTCGACGTCGGCAGCGCTTCCACGACGATCGAGGTTACAGCGCAAGCCCCGGTACTCGACAGTACGACAAGTTCCCTCGGCACGGTCATTGAAGAGAAGACCATTCAGTCTCTTCCGCTGAATGGACGCAACTTCACTCAGCTCCTCACGCTCACGCCGGGCGTTACTCCGGTGTCGACTTCGCAGAACAAGAGTATTGGAGGCGTGGAGGGAAATGTTGGTATTCCCGGATCGGGATTCTCTGATCCTTCTTTCCACGGGCAGGAGAACCGGTCGAAGTTGTACTTCTATGATGGCATCATCAACACCAATATTCGCGGTCCGACATACATCGTCATTCCCAACATCGACATGGTCCAGGAGTTTAAAGTGGTCGGCCAGGATGCCAATGCCGACATGGGCGGCGCCGCAGGCGGCGTAGTGAATATGGTTTCCAAGTCGGGAACAAATAAATTCCACGGCTCCGCCTTTGAATATGTTCGCAATAACGCCTTCGACGCACGCAACGGCTTCACCGATTTTGATGCGGCCGGCAATCCGAAACCCCCGGCGGCTTACCATCAAAACCAGTTCGGCGCGACGATCTCCGGCCCGATCATCCATGACAAAACATTTTTCTCAGCTGGCTATGATGGATGGCGTTTCAGTCAGCCGTCCCAGGGAACTTCATGGGTTCCGACTCCCGCCGAACTGAACGGGGACTTTTCCCAAACCTTCATTTCGGGAACCAGCAATCACATCTATAATCCGTTCTCGACTACCGGAAGCGGTAGTAACCTGACGCGTAGTCGATTCATGTGCGATACGGCCGGGAATCCGCTTGCACCGAATGCGCAAGGAATTCAGCCCGCGGGTACGCCTTGCGACAAGATTCCACAGCAACTGATCAACCCGGCAATGCAGGCTTTCCTGAAGACGTACGTTGGTCAGCCCAACTACGCGAATCCTGCCGACCCGACGCATAATTTCATTCAGAATCGCGCCTCCATCAATAACTCCAACGAGGTGAACGCCAGAGTTGATCACCGCATCAGCCAGCGCGATAACATCTTTCTTCGCTTCACTCAGCAGAACGTTTACACCTACACTCCGATTGGGGAGAACGCCTGGACAGCAGGCGGATCTCCCGGTCGCAATTACGGCGGAGACTACGTCCACACCTTCGGCCCAAGTTTGATCTTTGATTTCCGTGCCGGATACGCGGGCCGACCCGGGGTCGACTCCAGCATGCAGATCCGCAACTCGGCAGGCACCGGCCCGATGACTCAGGCTAGCTTTGCGGACATCGACAAGTACCAAGGCATGCTCGTGACGCTGGCGGCGCCTTGGAATAATGGTGCGGGTGGAAACTCAAATATCGGTATTCGCGGTGATGCGCCTCGCGAGAATCCTACTCGAAGCTTCACTCCCAGCCTCCAGTGGCTCAAGGGCAACCACAACATCAAGACAGGCTTCTGGTACATCGACGCAAAGCGCGTTCAGGACAACACGTTCCAGACGTTCGCGTTCTCGAACACGCAAACCGAGAATCCTGCAAATTCAAGCAATACCGGACTATCGCTAGCTTCCGCGTTACTCGCATTGCCGAACTCAGCAACCGGACAACTCCCTAACCGTGCAGGTGGAGAGGTAGCTTTCAGCTACGCATCTTGGGCTGCCTACATTCAGGATGAATGGAAGATGAGGTCAAATCTCACTTTAAGTCTCGGCCTCCGCTACGACTACCTTACACAGCCGCAGACCACCGATGGGCGACTATGGAACTCCCTCGATCTGCAGCGTCAATTGTGGATCATTGGCGCCACCACGATGCCGGGCCTCTGCAGTGCAGTCGGTCAGGCCCCGTGCATTCCAGACGCCTTTCAGAAAGATCCACACTTTAACAATGTGGTTCTGGCAGGTAAGCAGTTCTTTGCTCCTGGACCCGTGAAGGACAATTGGGGGCCGCGTTTTGGCATCGCATGGCAACTCCATCCCAAGACGGTACTGCGAGCCGGAGCCGGACTGTATTGGGACGCTCTCCCCGCGCGAAGCCAGTATGCGCAGAATGACCTTGAAGCCGAGGTCTGGCCAGATGCAGTGGCCTTCGCAACAGGCAACGTGAACACGGATGGCTCCTTTGTTCCGGGAGCTGCTACGCCGTTTCGATTCTTGAATCAGATCCAGGGAAACTTTCCTGTCACCCTGCCGACAACATCGCCGTGGGCTATCGGCGGATTTAGTGATGATCCGCGTTACAAAGACCCATATGCTTTGCAGTATCACCTGGAAGTCCAGCAGGAGTTGAGCCCCCATTCTATGTTCTCAGTGGCGTATGTAGGAAGCCAGGATGGCAGGCTGCCATGGTCCGGCTTGGCGAATGCGGCCCGACAGGCTTCGCCGAACAGTACCTGCGCCAGCACCGACACTGCATGCAAGAACGCCTACACGGCTGGGATCGACGCTATGCGTCCGATGCCATGGGTAAATATCAACAACTACACGATGAGCATCGCACGATCGAGCTATAACGGACTCGAAACTAAACTGGATCACCGCTTCTCGAATGGACTTAGCTCGCTCGTTTCCTACACCTTCAGCAAATCCATCGATGAGGGTAGCGGATACTTCGGCGTGGAAAACTCGCTTGCAGGCGGAGGCTCAACGGTCCAGAGCTTCTACAATCTCCGCAGCGCGCGTGGTCCTTCAGGCTATGACGTCAGCCACTTTTTCTCATGGGCGAACGTCTATCAGTTGCCCTTTGGCCGTGGTAAGAAGTTCCTCTCCAGCGGCCCGCTCTCGTGGATTCTCGGAAATTGGGAGAGCGATTCAATCCTTCAGGCCCGTTCCGGGATTCCCTACAACCTGCAGGTCAGCGGTGATATCGCTAACCTGAAAGGCAGTGCGCCGAGCATCGGAACCTACGGCAGACCAAACATCATTGCCGATCCGTTCATTGCTGGTCCGGTTATGGCGAACCCCGATCCGAAGTGCCATTCCACCGTCTCTCAGGGCGGCAGCGCTCCCGATTCGGTACTGAACAAGACAAACTACTTCAATCCGTGCGCGTTCACTCAGCCGCAAGGCTCGTTCGGCGATCTTGGACGCAACGCTTTCCGTGGCCCTGCAGTGTGGAACATGGATTTCGCCATGATGAAGAACTTCCCTATCGGCGAAGTTACAAGTATCCAATTGCAGTTCCAGGCGTTCAATGTTTTCAACGTGCAGAATTGGGAGGCGCCTTCGCAGGTTACGATCAATTCCTCAGGTACGACGATCAACTCGAAGGCAGGCCAGATTACCAGCTTGGCTCAGGGCACCACACCTCGAGAGATGCAGTTCGGCTTAAGGTTCGTGTTCTGAGAAGCAGTATTGCCCAACCACTGTCATCCCTCGCGCAACAGCGATGACGTTGCGATTCAAAGCTTTCAAGTTGCTGCGCGGGGGATCTGTTGTTAGCCAAAGTGATAGAAACAGCAGGTCCCCCCGCCGCAACGTCGGAGCTGTGTCTTTGATGTGGGTTCGCTACTTAGCGAGGCGAATAACAGCGTAGGACAGGACTACTTCATTCCCTGGAAGTGAGGCGTTTCACTCTGACCGCAAACGGCAACAACTCGGCGGCATTCCGGCTGGACGGCAGGAATGCTGTCGTCACCGGCGGAGCGAGCGGCATCGGTAGGGCGATCGCGATTAGCTTCGCCGAGGCTGGCGCATCTGTTCACATTCTTGAAGTGGATCAAACGAACGCAGAAGAGACCACGAAGCAGATTCGTAAGGCTGGAGGAAAAGCCCAGTGGACACTCTGCGATGTTTCCAATCAGCAGCAAGTCAATGAACTCTTCGGGAGAATTGCCGGCGCCAGTCCGATCAATATCCTCGTGAACAATGCCGGCGTATCCCATATCGGGAAGCTGGAGAATACGCCGGAGGACGAGTTCGATCGCGTTTATCGCATCAACGTGAAGGGCGTGTACAACTGCATGTACGCCGTTCTCGATTCCATGAAAACTGCCGGTGGAGGCGTGATTCTGAATCTTGCCTCCATTGCCGGACTCGCCGGACTCGCCGATCGCTTCGCGTACAGCATGAGCAAAGGCGCGGTGCTGACCATGACGTATTCGGTAGCTCGCGACTACATTAACCACAACATCCGCTGCAACTGCATCTCCCCTGCCCGCGTGCATACTCCGTTTGTCGACGGCTTTCTACGCAAGAATTATCCCGGCCGTGAGCAGGAGATGATGCAGAAGCTCTCGCAGCTGCAACCGATCGGCCGCATGGGCCAGCCGGAAGAAGTCGCATCGCTGGCGCTGTTCCTGTGCTCCGATGCTGCAGGTTTCATAACGGGAACCAACTATCCAATCGACGGAGGATTTCTGAACCTGCACGGGTAGCCCGCGCGCACGTTCGAAGGCTCCGCGCATGCACGTCGATTCACATCTGCACTTCTGGCGCTATGATCCCGCTCGGGTCTGCCAGGCGGCAACTACCGAGGCATGAAGGCTATCCTCGACGGTCGCACCCAGAGTTTCTCCGTTATGCGCAAAGAAGAGAGTTTTGGAAGGAACGCTGTCCGCTGAATGGATTTGCACATTAAGGACAAAGGTGTAGTCGTGACTGGAGGGGCGAAGGGCATCAGCTGCGCCATTTCACGGGCATGTGCTGACGAGGGTGCGAT from Terriglobales bacterium includes:
- a CDS encoding glucose 1-dehydrogenase, giving the protein MRRFTLTANGNNSAAFRLDGRNAVVTGGASGIGRAIAISFAEAGASVHILEVDQTNAEETTKQIRKAGGKAQWTLCDVSNQQQVNELFGRIAGASPINILVNNAGVSHIGKLENTPEDEFDRVYRINVKGVYNCMYAVLDSMKTAGGGVILNLASIAGLAGLADRFAYSMSKGAVLTMTYSVARDYINHNIRCNCISPARVHTPFVDGFLRKNYPGREQEMMQKLSQLQPIGRMGQPEEVASLALFLCSDAAGFITGTNYPIDGGFLNLHG
- a CDS encoding TonB-dependent receptor, translating into MRFAKKSTLLSIFFCLAFCLPALAQTRGGEANGTVSDASGAIVPGATVTLTNQGTNIQNTTTTNNNGYFVFVNVQPGNYKLKVEKAGFKAVESNLVVAVNQAVTQNMTLDVGSASTTIEVTAQAPVLDSTTSSLGTVIEEKTIQSLPLNGRNFTQLLTLTPGVTPVSTSQNKSIGGVEGNVGIPGSGFSDPSFHGQENRSKLYFYDGIINTNIRGPTYIVIPNIDMVQEFKVVGQDANADMGGAAGGVVNMVSKSGTNKFHGSAFEYVRNNAFDARNGFTDFDAAGNPKPPAAYHQNQFGATISGPIIHDKTFFSAGYDGWRFSQPSQGTSWVPTPAELNGDFSQTFISGTSNHIYNPFSTTGSGSNLTRSRFMCDTAGNPLAPNAQGIQPAGTPCDKIPQQLINPAMQAFLKTYVGQPNYANPADPTHNFIQNRASINNSNEVNARVDHRISQRDNIFLRFTQQNVYTYTPIGENAWTAGGSPGRNYGGDYVHTFGPSLIFDFRAGYAGRPGVDSSMQIRNSAGTGPMTQASFADIDKYQGMLVTLAAPWNNGAGGNSNIGIRGDAPRENPTRSFTPSLQWLKGNHNIKTGFWYIDAKRVQDNTFQTFAFSNTQTENPANSSNTGLSLASALLALPNSATGQLPNRAGGEVAFSYASWAAYIQDEWKMRSNLTLSLGLRYDYLTQPQTTDGRLWNSLDLQRQLWIIGATTMPGLCSAVGQAPCIPDAFQKDPHFNNVVLAGKQFFAPGPVKDNWGPRFGIAWQLHPKTVLRAGAGLYWDALPARSQYAQNDLEAEVWPDAVAFATGNVNTDGSFVPGAATPFRFLNQIQGNFPVTLPTTSPWAIGGFSDDPRYKDPYALQYHLEVQQELSPHSMFSVAYVGSQDGRLPWSGLANAARQASPNSTCASTDTACKNAYTAGIDAMRPMPWVNINNYTMSIARSSYNGLETKLDHRFSNGLSSLVSYTFSKSIDEGSGYFGVENSLAGGGSTVQSFYNLRSARGPSGYDVSHFFSWANVYQLPFGRGKKFLSSGPLSWILGNWESDSILQARSGIPYNLQVSGDIANLKGSAPSIGTYGRPNIIADPFIAGPVMANPDPKCHSTVSQGGSAPDSVLNKTNYFNPCAFTQPQGSFGDLGRNAFRGPAVWNMDFAMMKNFPIGEVTSIQLQFQAFNVFNVQNWEAPSQVTINSSGTTINSKAGQITSLAQGTTPREMQFGLRFVF